CATTTTCTAAGTCCGTTAGTGATAGCTCGAAAAGGTGTTTATCTTCTTTCTTATACACATTATAAGCAATCAGTTTTTTTATTAGTTTATTGCGCTTATTTTCAACAGCATTCCGAAGAATCTCTCCCATCCGAATCACTCCTATTTATAGTTTAATAAATACAACGTTTTCGTATGGATCATAATCTTTAGATTCGTAAACTAGAAACAGGTCTATTTAATAATTCTCTAGAACTTTCAAATAAAAAATATGCGGCTTTAATAATTGCCGATTCATCAAGGGTAAATCCGGGATGATGCCACTCCTCGTTTCCGTTTGTACCGAAAAATGCAAAAGTCCCTGGGACGTTATAAAGATAGTAGGAGAAATCCTCACCGGCCATTGATGGTTCCGGATCAAGTACTTTTAAGGAATACTTTTTAGCAACATACCTTGCAATCTCCGTCACCGACTTATGGTTATCTAGTGGTGGTGGACCTGGAAACCAGCCAATTTCAACTTCGTGTGAAAAAGCCGTGGCAATGGCTTGAACAATTGTATAAAATTTTGCTTTTACGTCTGCACGAACTTTATTGTCAAAAGTCCGAATGGTCCCCTCAAGGATGATATTATCTGGAATAACGTTCCATGTGCTGCCGCCAACAATTTTCGTCACACTTAATACCGCACTTTGAAGAGGAGACACATTCCGACTTACTACAGACTGAAGAGCAGTTATAAGGTGCCCTGCCGCTACAATTGGATCCTTTCCATGTTGCGGTATTGCAGCATGGCTTCCTTTACCATAGAGAACAATATGAAATCGATCGACTGCAGCCATTAAAGGTCCATCTTTTAAGCCAACTGTTCCCACAGGCAGGTCTGGTTTATTATGAAGTCCAATTATGGCTTCTACTCCCTCGAGCTGACCATCATGAATCACCTTTTGGGCACCACCGCCTGATTCTTCAGCAGGCTGAAAAATAATCCGAACTGTTCCATTCAACTCAGCTTGAGTTTCTTTCAAAAGATAAGCCGCACCTATGGCTGCTGCAGTATGAAAATCATGACCGCATGCGTGCATTTTCCCTTTGATTTTGGAGGAATAGGGTAAACCTGTTTGTTCCACAATCGGAAGGGCATCAATATCTGCACGAATGGCAACAATTGGTCCAGGATTCCCACCTTTAATTTCTGCAACTACACCTGTAGGCAGTCCAGTACTGCGAATATCAATTTCTTCATCTTGCAGCCATTTTTTAATCGAATTTGTTGTTTCAAATTCTTCATTTGATAATTCTGGATATTGATGTAAATGACGCCTTATCGAAATGAGGTGCGATTCCAATTCAGTTCGATCCATATCCTCACTTCCTTCTATAAATCAAATCGAAAGCATTTTACTAATATCTCTTGATTCTGAAATTCCTTGGTTTGATCTCGTTTGAAACCAAACCATTCGTACAGCCGGATTGCTTTATGCATTTTATCACTTGAATGCAAATACAAGCTTGTCGCTCCAAGCTCCTTTGCGTAGGCAACACTCGCTTTTAATAACTCTTGTGCTACACCGCGCCCTCTTGCCTCAGGATGAACACCTAACAATCGAATAAT
This genomic stretch from Neobacillus niacini harbors:
- a CDS encoding Fur-regulated basic protein FbpA, which produces MGEILRNAVENKRNKLIKKLIAYNVYKKEDKHLFELSLTDLENEYRRFISLSHPHSDIGSIKLTGPKSDKK
- a CDS encoding amidohydrolase; translation: MDRTELESHLISIRRHLHQYPELSNEEFETTNSIKKWLQDEEIDIRSTGLPTGVVAEIKGGNPGPIVAIRADIDALPIVEQTGLPYSSKIKGKMHACGHDFHTAAAIGAAYLLKETQAELNGTVRIIFQPAEESGGGAQKVIHDGQLEGVEAIIGLHNKPDLPVGTVGLKDGPLMAAVDRFHIVLYGKGSHAAIPQHGKDPIVAAGHLITALQSVVSRNVSPLQSAVLSVTKIVGGSTWNVIPDNIILEGTIRTFDNKVRADVKAKFYTIVQAIATAFSHEVEIGWFPGPPPLDNHKSVTEIARYVAKKYSLKVLDPEPSMAGEDFSYYLYNVPGTFAFFGTNGNEEWHHPGFTLDESAIIKAAYFLFESSRELLNRPVSSLRI